One Lycium barbarum isolate Lr01 chromosome 5, ASM1917538v2, whole genome shotgun sequence genomic window carries:
- the LOC132639137 gene encoding uncharacterized protein LOC132639137 translates to MDTSRQSPTVPAAPLGPELSGEPAAATNTAPSTSRATPSASSPGTDIPREGMRLIRLADAKVNKLVNELPGFIKDAIELALAPQAAALEEARAASREFDPSHIGPILPSAAELFSKKPAEPQDDIASEEAEEEAEEEDEGEYEDDDENQRLDRARKEALAAGVDREDVDTMVGVQRSIEEQLGTVGTDDDPTQSSGIGTSDPIQETLTGSPNLIPPLEIIPAFPIHAPPADRPDA, encoded by the exons ATGGACACTTCGCGTCAGAGCCCAACCGTTCCTGCCGCCCCCTTGGGTCCTGAGCTTTCAGGTGAGCCAGCAGCAGCCACAAACACAGCCCCTTCCACTTCCAGGGCCACTCCCTCAGCTTCATCACCGGGGACCGATATTCCTAGGGAGGGCATGCGTCTGATCCGTCTTGCGGACGCTAAGGTAAACAAATTGGTGAATGAGCTGCCTGGGTTCATCAAGGATGCCATTGAGCTAGCATTGGCTCCACAGGCTGCAGCCCTTGAAGAG GCCCGTGCAGCGAGTCGGGAGTTTGATCCATCCCACATTGGCCCTATCTTACCCTCAGCGGCAGAACTTTTCTCCAAAAAGCCCGCTGAGCCGCAGGATGACATTGCTTCCGAGGAGGCTGAAGAAGAGGCAGAAGAAGAAGATGAGGGTGAGTATGAGGATGATGATGAGAATCAGAGGTTGGATAGAGCTCGCAAGGAAGCCTTGGCGGCTGGAGTTGATCGAGAAGATGTAGACACCATGGTGGGGGTACAGAGGTCAATAGAGGAGCAACTTGGGACCGTAGGCACAGACGATGATCCCACACAGTCCAGTGGGATTGGCACCTCCGACCCCATTCAGGAGACTTTGACCGGATCGCCTAACCTCATACCACCATTGGAAATAATCCCGGCTTTCCCGATTCATGCTCCTCCGGCTGATCGTCCGGACGCTTAA